In one window of Hymenobacter nivis DNA:
- the hisG gene encoding ATP phosphoribosyltransferase: MLRLAIQKSGRLSEDSLQLIRECGISFLSSSYKLKTEATNFPLEILFLRDDDIPGYVQDGVADLGIVGQNVLEEADGAHLQVEALGFSKCRLSLAVPRGDAYDSVISLQGKSIATSYPHLLGRYLAAHGVQAQLHTISGSVEIAPSIGLAEAICDIVSSGSTLLGNGLREVETVFRSEAVLIAQPNLSAEQKDLLDQLQFRMQAVRRAKRSKYIVLNAPVEALEEVRRLLPGIKSPTVTPLAEAGWVSVQSVVEEDDFWHITSQLKAVGAEGILVLPIEKMIA; the protein is encoded by the coding sequence ATGCTTCGTTTAGCCATTCAAAAGTCCGGCCGCTTGAGCGAGGACTCCCTCCAGCTCATCCGCGAGTGCGGCATCAGCTTTCTCAGCAGCTCGTACAAGCTCAAGACCGAGGCCACCAACTTCCCGCTCGAAATCCTGTTTCTGCGCGACGACGACATTCCCGGCTACGTGCAGGACGGCGTAGCCGACTTGGGCATCGTGGGCCAGAACGTACTGGAGGAAGCCGACGGGGCCCATCTTCAGGTCGAAGCCCTGGGCTTCAGCAAGTGCCGCCTGAGCCTGGCCGTGCCCCGCGGCGACGCCTACGATTCGGTGATCAGTTTGCAGGGCAAGAGCATCGCCACTTCGTACCCCCACCTGCTGGGCCGCTACCTGGCCGCCCACGGCGTGCAGGCCCAGCTGCACACCATCAGCGGCTCGGTGGAAATTGCGCCCAGCATCGGGCTGGCCGAGGCCATTTGCGATATTGTGAGCAGCGGCTCGACGCTGCTCGGCAACGGCTTACGCGAGGTCGAAACCGTGTTTCGCTCCGAGGCCGTACTCATTGCCCAGCCCAACCTGAGCGCCGAGCAAAAAGACCTGCTCGACCAGCTCCAGTTCCGGATGCAGGCCGTGCGCCGGGCCAAGCGCAGCAAGTACATCGTCCTGAACGCCCCGGTGGAGGCCCTGGAGGAGGTGCGCCGGTTGCTGCCGGGCATCAAGTCGCCTACGGTGACGCCGCTGGCCGAGGCCGGCTGGGTGTCGGTGCAGTCGGTGGTGGAGGAAGATGACTTCTGGCACATCACCAGCCAGCTCAAGGCCGTCGGGGCCGAAGGCATTCTGGTGCTGCCTATCGAGAAAATGATTGCCTGA
- the hisD gene encoding histidinol dehydrogenase → MQTYRTPAPAAWGPLLARPAAAESIAVAARVQEIFNQVAAGGDDALRQLAQELDRAAVTDLRVSAAEFAAAGAQVPAALQAAIRQAKANIETFHAAQRVVEAPIETQPGVRCWRQSVPVQRVGLYVPGGSAPLFSTLLMLGVPARLAGCPEVVVCTPPQADGTVSPVILFVAQLLGITTVVKAGGAQAVAALALGTASVPAVDKIFGPGNRYVTAAKQLAAARYGVAIDMPAGPSEVLVIADASANPAFVAADLLSQAEHGPDSQVVLLTDSEDILYKVQAQVETQLATLPRRDVAARALAESCAVLLAGPAEMLAFSNQYAPEHLILAVADPEALAAGVTNAGSVFLGHLTPEAVGDYASGTNHTLPTSGYARQYSGVSLDSFVKKITYQRLTAAGVQALAPVVETMAEAEGLHAHARAVALRRESLEQEQQQQAAVEIEATEEAVPAFELGALVRPSIRKMQPYSSARDEFEGTAAVMLDANENSFGSVGDRVFNRYPDPQQRALKAALAPLKGVAPAQIFLGNGSDEPIDLLVRLTCVPGQDAIAVLPPTYGMYEVAANLNDVRVERLPLTADFQLSPETIEQLARSSAKIAFLCSPNNPTGNLLDPAAVEQVLRRFRGLVVVDEAYGDFTGAPSWTTRLAEFPNLVVLQTFSKAWGLAGLRLGVAYASPEITGYLNKIKPPYNLSENTQQLALAALGAADRLPGLRQQILAGRAWLTEELRELPVVEHVFPSDANFLLVRFRPDATAVYDALLSRGIVVRNRTTQPGCAGCLRLTVGTPAENEQLADALRAIGEEHPAAADVGLGALVGNA, encoded by the coding sequence ATGCAAACCTACCGCACCCCCGCACCCGCCGCCTGGGGCCCCCTGCTGGCCCGCCCCGCCGCGGCCGAAAGCATCGCCGTGGCCGCCCGCGTGCAAGAAATTTTTAACCAGGTAGCCGCCGGCGGCGACGACGCCCTGCGCCAGCTGGCCCAGGAGCTGGACCGCGCCGCCGTGACCGATCTGCGCGTGAGCGCCGCCGAGTTTGCCGCCGCCGGGGCCCAGGTGCCGGCCGCGCTGCAAGCCGCCATCCGCCAGGCCAAGGCCAACATCGAAACCTTCCACGCCGCCCAGCGCGTGGTGGAGGCTCCTATTGAAACCCAGCCGGGCGTGCGCTGCTGGCGCCAATCGGTGCCGGTGCAGCGGGTGGGGTTGTACGTCCCGGGCGGTTCGGCGCCGCTCTTCAGCACGCTGCTGATGCTGGGCGTGCCGGCCCGCCTGGCCGGCTGCCCCGAGGTGGTGGTGTGTACCCCGCCGCAGGCCGACGGCACGGTGAGCCCGGTGATTCTGTTCGTAGCCCAGCTGCTGGGCATCACCACGGTGGTGAAGGCCGGTGGGGCCCAGGCGGTGGCCGCGCTGGCGCTGGGCACGGCCTCGGTGCCGGCGGTGGACAAAATCTTCGGGCCCGGCAACCGCTACGTGACGGCCGCCAAGCAGTTGGCCGCCGCCCGCTACGGCGTGGCCATTGATATGCCGGCGGGCCCCTCGGAAGTGCTCGTCATTGCCGACGCCAGCGCCAACCCCGCCTTCGTGGCCGCCGACTTGCTCTCGCAGGCCGAGCACGGCCCCGATTCGCAGGTCGTGCTGCTGACCGACTCCGAAGACATCCTATATAAGGTGCAAGCGCAAGTGGAAACCCAATTGGCCACGCTGCCGCGCCGCGACGTGGCCGCCCGGGCCCTGGCCGAGAGCTGCGCTGTGCTGTTGGCGGGCCCCGCCGAGATGCTCGCCTTCTCCAACCAGTACGCGCCCGAACACCTGATTTTGGCCGTGGCCGACCCCGAGGCCCTGGCCGCCGGCGTCACCAACGCCGGCTCGGTGTTCCTGGGCCACCTCACGCCCGAGGCCGTGGGCGACTACGCCTCCGGCACCAACCACACGCTGCCCACCAGCGGCTACGCCCGGCAGTACAGCGGCGTGTCGCTCGATTCGTTCGTGAAGAAAATCACCTACCAGCGCCTCACCGCCGCCGGGGTGCAAGCCCTGGCCCCGGTGGTGGAAACGATGGCCGAAGCCGAGGGCCTGCACGCCCACGCCCGCGCCGTGGCTCTGCGCCGTGAAAGCCTGGAGCAAGAGCAGCAGCAGCAAGCTGCCGTAGAAATTGAAGCCACTGAGGAAGCGGTCCCGGCCTTCGAGCTGGGGGCCCTGGTGCGGCCCAGCATCCGCAAAATGCAGCCGTATTCGTCGGCCCGCGACGAGTTTGAGGGCACGGCCGCGGTGATGCTCGACGCTAACGAAAACAGCTTCGGCTCGGTCGGCGACCGGGTGTTCAACCGCTACCCCGACCCGCAGCAGCGGGCCCTGAAGGCGGCGCTGGCCCCGCTCAAAGGCGTGGCCCCGGCCCAGATTTTCCTCGGCAACGGCTCTGACGAGCCCATCGACCTGCTCGTGCGCCTCACCTGCGTGCCCGGCCAGGACGCCATCGCCGTGCTGCCGCCCACCTACGGCATGTATGAGGTGGCCGCCAACCTGAACGACGTGCGCGTGGAGCGCCTGCCGCTCACGGCCGACTTCCAGCTGTCGCCCGAAACTATTGAGCAGCTGGCCCGCTCGTCGGCCAAAATCGCCTTTCTCTGCTCTCCCAACAACCCCACCGGCAACCTGCTGGACCCGGCCGCCGTCGAGCAGGTGCTGCGCCGGTTCCGGGGCCTGGTGGTGGTGGACGAGGCCTACGGCGACTTCACCGGGGCCCCCAGCTGGACCACGCGCCTGGCCGAATTTCCTAACCTGGTGGTGCTCCAGACCTTCTCCAAGGCCTGGGGCCTGGCCGGCCTGCGCCTGGGCGTAGCCTATGCCTCGCCGGAAATTACCGGCTACCTGAATAAAATCAAGCCGCCCTACAACCTCTCTGAAAATACCCAGCAGCTGGCCCTGGCTGCCCTGGGCGCCGCCGACCGCCTTCCGGGCCTGCGCCAGCAAATTCTGGCCGGTCGCGCCTGGCTCACGGAAGAACTGCGTGAATTGCCCGTGGTCGAACACGTGTTCCCCTCGGATGCCAACTTCCTGTTGGTCCGTTTCCGCCCCGACGCCACGGCGGTGTACGACGCGTTGCTGTCCCGCGGCATCGTGGTGCGCAACCGCACCACGCAACCCGGTTGCGCCGGCTGCCTGCGCCTGACCGTGGGCACGCCCGCCGAAAACGAGCAGCTCGCCGACGCCCTGCGCGCCATTGGGGAGGAGCACCCCGCCGCGGCCGACGTCGGCCTGGGGGCCCTGGTAGGCAACGCCTGA
- the hisB gene encoding bifunctional histidinol-phosphatase/imidazoleglycerol-phosphate dehydratase HisB: MKKALFIDRDGTILIEPQPSQQIDGLMPDKFQFVPGAISGLARIARELPGYELVLVSNQDGLGTASFPEDTFWPAHQLMLDILAGEGVRFAAEHVDRSFPADNLPTRKPGTGMLGQYLGAASGYDLAGSFVIGDRRTDVQLAHNLGAQAILVNAEPDAEAALSTTDWDEIYCFLRYPARVAVVQRDTNETQIEIRLNLDGTGQTNIHTGLGFFDHMLEQLGKHSGSDLFIRVKGDLHIDEHHTVEDTALALGQAFDKALGDKRGLARYGFLLPMDEALAQAAIDFSGRPWLVWDADFKREKVGDLPTELFFHFFKSFTDASRATLNISCRGDNEHHKIEAIFKAVAKAIKMAVVRDASSAIPSTKGIL, encoded by the coding sequence TTGAAGAAGGCCCTGTTCATCGACCGCGACGGCACTATTTTGATCGAGCCGCAGCCCAGCCAGCAAATTGACGGCCTCATGCCCGACAAGTTCCAGTTTGTGCCCGGGGCCATCAGCGGCCTGGCGCGCATTGCCCGCGAGCTGCCCGGCTACGAGCTGGTGCTGGTGAGCAACCAGGACGGCCTGGGCACGGCCAGCTTCCCGGAGGACACGTTCTGGCCCGCCCACCAACTGATGCTGGACATTCTGGCGGGGGAGGGGGTGCGCTTCGCCGCCGAGCACGTCGACCGCAGCTTCCCGGCCGACAACTTACCCACCCGCAAACCCGGCACCGGAATGCTGGGCCAGTACCTGGGCGCGGCCAGCGGCTACGACCTGGCGGGCTCGTTCGTTATCGGCGACCGCCGCACCGACGTGCAGTTGGCTCACAACCTGGGGGCCCAAGCCATTTTGGTCAATGCCGAGCCCGACGCGGAGGCCGCGTTGAGCACTACGGATTGGGACGAAATTTACTGCTTCCTGCGCTACCCGGCGCGGGTGGCCGTGGTGCAGCGCGACACCAACGAAACCCAGATTGAAATCCGTCTCAACCTAGACGGCACCGGCCAAACCAACATCCACACCGGGCTGGGATTCTTCGACCATATGTTGGAACAATTGGGTAAACACAGTGGTTCGGATTTATTCATAAGGGTAAAAGGGGATTTGCACATCGACGAGCACCACACTGTTGAGGACACGGCCCTGGCGCTGGGCCAGGCCTTCGACAAGGCCCTGGGCGATAAGCGCGGCCTGGCCCGCTACGGCTTTTTGCTGCCCATGGACGAGGCCCTGGCCCAGGCGGCCATCGATTTCTCGGGCCGCCCGTGGCTGGTCTGGGACGCGGATTTTAAGCGCGAGAAGGTTGGCGATTTGCCCACCGAGCTGTTCTTTCACTTTTTCAAGAGCTTTACCGACGCCAGCCGGGCCACGCTCAACATCTCCTGCCGGGGCGACAACGAGCACCACAAGATCGAAGCCATCTTCAAGGCCGTGGCCAAGGCCATCAAAATGGCTGTGGTCCGCGATGCCAGCTCGGCCATCCCCAGCACGAAGGGCATTTTGTAG
- the hisH gene encoding imidazole glycerol phosphate synthase subunit HisH, protein MVAVVNYQGGNVQSVLFALERLGVEAMLTDEADVLRAADKVLFPGEGEASSAMVALRAAGLHEVLPTLTQPFLGICLGMQLLGRRSDEGPAGGTELLGMLPFEVVRFAPPDAAHKVPHMGWNNLHDLQGPLFTGLPGAEPAGAGSPGAADYVYFVHSYYAPVGDYTIAQASYPAGAPFSAGVRYRNFYGVQFHVEKSGPVGEQILRNFLHGDL, encoded by the coding sequence ATGGTAGCGGTTGTGAATTACCAGGGCGGCAACGTCCAGTCCGTGTTGTTTGCCTTGGAGCGCCTGGGCGTGGAGGCAATGCTGACCGATGAGGCGGACGTGCTGCGGGCGGCCGACAAGGTGCTGTTCCCGGGCGAAGGGGAGGCCTCGTCGGCCATGGTGGCGCTGCGTGCCGCTGGCCTGCACGAGGTACTGCCCACGCTCACGCAGCCGTTTTTGGGTATCTGCCTGGGCATGCAGCTGCTGGGCCGCCGCAGCGACGAGGGCCCCGCTGGCGGCACCGAGCTGCTGGGCATGCTGCCTTTTGAGGTGGTGCGCTTCGCGCCCCCCGACGCCGCCCATAAGGTGCCCCACATGGGCTGGAACAACCTTCATGACCTGCAAGGGCCGCTGTTTACCGGCCTGCCGGGCGCGGAACCCGCGGGCGCCGGGTCCCCCGGCGCGGCCGATTACGTGTACTTCGTGCACAGCTACTACGCCCCGGTGGGCGATTACACCATTGCCCAGGCCAGCTACCCGGCCGGGGCGCCGTTCAGCGCCGGGGTGCGTTACCGTAATTTTTACGGGGTGCAGTTCCACGTTGAGAAGAGCGGTCCCGTGGGCGAGCAAATCCTGCGCAATTTCCTGCACGGCGACTTGTGA
- a CDS encoding HisA/HisF-related TIM barrel protein, with product MDLIPAIDLINGACVRLTGGDFARQTTYSADPLAQAQHFEQLGATRLHLVDLDGARAREPRQLAVLERLARHTGLHIDFGGGIQTTAAAEQAFAAGAAQLTAGSIAARDPALVGEWLARFGAERIIIGADFKGDYIAVSAWTEQSTQTLPAFIEAYLAAGATTFICTDVARDGQLQGPATATYTTLRQQYPAAQLVASGGVTTVADVAALRAVGMAGAIIGKALYEGTITEAELRGELAR from the coding sequence ATGGACCTTATCCCCGCCATCGACCTGATCAACGGCGCGTGCGTGCGTCTGACGGGCGGCGACTTCGCCCGCCAGACCACCTACTCCGCCGATCCCTTGGCCCAGGCCCAGCACTTTGAGCAGCTCGGGGCTACCCGCCTGCACCTCGTGGACCTCGACGGGGCCCGGGCCCGGGAGCCGCGCCAGCTGGCGGTGCTCGAGCGCCTGGCCCGCCACACCGGCCTGCACATCGACTTCGGCGGCGGCATCCAGACCACGGCGGCGGCCGAGCAGGCCTTTGCGGCGGGTGCGGCCCAGCTCACGGCCGGCAGTATCGCCGCCCGCGACCCGGCGCTGGTGGGGGAGTGGCTGGCCCGGTTCGGGGCCGAACGGATCATCATCGGGGCCGATTTCAAGGGCGACTACATCGCTGTGAGCGCCTGGACGGAGCAGTCCACCCAAACGCTGCCCGCCTTCATCGAGGCCTACCTGGCGGCCGGGGCCACCACCTTCATCTGCACCGACGTGGCCCGCGACGGCCAGCTCCAGGGCCCCGCCACCGCCACCTATACTACGCTGCGGCAGCAGTACCCCGCGGCGCAGCTCGTGGCCAGCGGCGGTGTTACGACCGTGGCCGATGTGGCTGCGCTGCGGGCGGTGGGCATGGCCGGGGCCATTATCGGCAAGGCCTTGTACGAGGGCACTATTACGGAGGCGGAATTGCGCGGCGAGTTGGCGCGTTAA
- a CDS encoding HAD family hydrolase, with translation MPITTVLFDLDDTLFDHTGTARAALAATAAADARLQVADPEALYQHYSELLEEIHAQLLAGRYTYNEARQLRFECLLGPYGVGAAEVPAIAQAHYGRYQQLRRPLPGARALLEALKPHYRIGIVTNNRTAEQVEKLHHLDMHPFVDVLITPEDVGVPKPDPRIFALALARLGARPAETVLVGDNWTADVLGALGAGIRPVWLNRTGPPRSLPHVLEITSLVPLSAVWHAITGRPVAVGAPAA, from the coding sequence GTGCCCATAACTACTGTGCTCTTCGACCTGGACGACACGCTGTTTGACCACACCGGTACGGCCCGGGCGGCGCTGGCCGCCACGGCGGCGGCGGATGCGCGGTTGCAGGTGGCCGACCCAGAGGCCTTGTACCAGCACTACAGTGAGCTGCTGGAAGAAATTCACGCGCAGCTGTTGGCCGGGCGCTACACCTACAATGAGGCGCGCCAGCTCCGGTTCGAGTGCCTGCTGGGCCCCTACGGGGTGGGAGCGGCCGAGGTGCCCGCCATTGCGCAGGCCCATTACGGACGCTACCAGCAGCTGCGCCGGCCGCTGCCCGGGGCTCGGGCGCTGCTCGAAGCCCTGAAACCGCACTACCGCATTGGCATTGTCACCAACAACCGCACGGCGGAGCAAGTGGAGAAGCTGCATCATTTGGATATGCATCCATTTGTAGATGTGCTAATTACTCCGGAAGACGTGGGTGTGCCGAAACCCGACCCGCGTATTTTTGCGTTGGCCCTGGCGCGGCTGGGGGCCCGGCCGGCGGAAACGGTGCTGGTGGGCGATAACTGGACGGCTGACGTGCTGGGGGCCTTGGGGGCGGGTATCCGGCCCGTGTGGCTGAACCGCACCGGCCCCCCCCGGTCGCTGCCCCATGTGCTCGAAATCACTAGCCTGGTGCCGCTGTCGGCTGTTTGGCACGCCATCACCGGCCGGCCCGTTGCGGTGGGGGCCCCGGCGGCGTAG
- the hisF gene encoding imidazole glycerol phosphate synthase subunit HisF: MLTKRLIACLDVQNGRTVKGTNFVNLRDAGDPVALAARYAQEGIDELVLLDITATVEKRRTLIELVRNVAREVNIPFTVGGGIGAVADVEALLLSGADKVSLNSSVLREPGLIDALARRFGSQCIVVAVDARQTNAAAADPADEAWEVYTHGGRQAAGREAVAWCREAADRGAGELLLTSMSHDGTRDGYALGLTRAVAAAVGVPVVASGGAGAAPHFRDVLAPGGADAALAASVFHFGDLSVARLKTYLLAEGVAMRPVG; encoded by the coding sequence ATGCTCACCAAACGCCTCATTGCCTGCCTTGATGTGCAGAACGGCCGCACCGTCAAGGGCACAAACTTCGTGAACCTGCGTGATGCCGGCGACCCCGTGGCTCTGGCCGCCCGCTACGCCCAGGAGGGCATCGACGAGCTGGTGCTGCTCGACATCACGGCTACTGTGGAAAAGCGGCGCACGCTGATCGAGCTGGTGCGCAACGTGGCCCGCGAGGTCAATATTCCCTTCACCGTGGGCGGGGGCATCGGGGCAGTGGCCGACGTGGAGGCTCTGCTGCTGAGCGGGGCCGATAAGGTGAGCCTGAACTCCTCCGTGCTGCGCGAGCCGGGGCTGATCGACGCGCTGGCCCGGCGCTTCGGCAGCCAGTGCATCGTGGTGGCCGTGGATGCCCGCCAAACCAACGCCGCCGCCGCGGACCCTGCCGACGAGGCGTGGGAAGTATACACCCACGGCGGCCGCCAAGCCGCCGGGCGTGAGGCTGTGGCTTGGTGCCGCGAGGCCGCCGACCGCGGCGCGGGCGAGTTGCTGCTCACCTCCATGAGCCACGACGGCACCCGCGACGGCTACGCCCTGGGTCTGACCCGGGCTGTGGCGGCGGCCGTGGGCGTGCCGGTGGTAGCCTCGGGTGGGGCGGGGGCGGCCCCGCACTTCCGCGACGTGCTGGCCCCCGGCGGGGCCGATGCGGCCCTGGCGGCTAGCGTGTTCCACTTCGGCGACTTGTCGGTGGCCCGCCTCAAAACCTATTTGTTGGCCGAAGGCGTGGCCATGCGCCCGGTCGGGTAG
- the hisIE gene encoding bifunctional phosphoribosyl-AMP cyclohydrolase/phosphoribosyl-ATP diphosphatase HisIE, producing MATGSASDTLVPLDALRFDAATGLAPAVVQDAATGQVLMLGYFNADAWAQTRREQRVTFFSRSKNRLWTKGESSGNFLEVVSLHIDCDADTVLVRVLPAGPTCHRGYISCFEQPGQAVAPVAPVGFLAGLERLIVDRRANPGAAPGSYTVSLFNKGLPKIAQKVGEEAVETVIDAVAGHRDTLPGEVADLLFHLIVLLVATGVPLAEVLATLQFRHLGPRRGEE from the coding sequence ATGGCCACTGGCTCTGCTTCCGATACTCTTGTTCCGCTCGATGCGCTGCGCTTCGATGCTGCCACCGGCTTGGCGCCCGCCGTGGTCCAGGACGCCGCCACCGGGCAGGTGCTCATGCTGGGTTACTTTAATGCCGACGCCTGGGCTCAAACCCGGCGCGAGCAGCGCGTCACGTTCTTTTCCCGCTCTAAAAACCGCCTGTGGACCAAGGGCGAGAGCAGCGGCAACTTCCTGGAAGTCGTGAGCCTGCACATCGACTGCGACGCTGACACGGTGCTGGTGCGCGTCCTGCCGGCGGGCCCCACCTGCCACCGGGGCTACATAAGCTGCTTCGAGCAGCCGGGCCAGGCCGTGGCTCCGGTAGCTCCCGTGGGCTTCCTGGCTGGCCTGGAGCGCCTGATTGTGGACCGCCGCGCCAACCCTGGGGCTGCACCGGGTTCTTATACCGTGTCGCTGTTTAATAAGGGCTTGCCCAAAATTGCCCAGAAAGTGGGGGAGGAGGCCGTGGAAACTGTCATTGATGCGGTGGCCGGCCACCGCGACACGCTGCCCGGCGAAGTAGCCGACTTGCTATTCCACCTGATAGTGTTGTTGGTTGCCACTGGTGTCCCGCTCGCAGAGGTGCTGGCCACGTTGCAATTCCGGCACCTGGGTCCTCGGCGGGGCGAAGAGTAG